The Bosea sp. AS-1 region TCCAGCATATGTGCCTGTCATTCGGGCCACTCGGCCTCATCCCGCTCGCGATGCTTGCCTCGACGCTCATCGCCCAGCGCAGCCTCTACGAGCATGTCGCGCGCGTCGCCGAGGGGCTGGAGCGGGAAGGACTCGAAGGCGGGCGGAAGGCCGTGTCGATGATCGTCGGGCGCAACCCGCAGACGCTGGACGAGGCTGGAGTCTCCCGCGCGGCGATCGAGAGCCTCGCCGAGAATTTCTCCGACGGCATCGTCGCTCCCGCCTTCTGGCTCGGTGTCGGCGGGTTGCCGGGCATCACCGCCTACAAGGCAATCAACACCGCCGATTCGATGATCGGCCACCGCACGCCGCGCCATCTCGCCTTCGGCTGGGCGGCGGCGCGGCTCGACGACCTCGTCAACCTGCCGGCCTCACGGTTGACCGCGCTGCTGCTGGTCGCCTCGGCAACGCTCGACAAGACGGCGGATGCCGGCGGCGCCTGGCGGGCCGTGCGCCGCGATGCCGGCCAGCATCGCTCGCCCAATGCCGGCTGGCCGGAAGCCGCTATGGCGGGGGCGCTCGGCCTCAGGCTCGCCGGACCGCGCGTCTATGGTGAGACCCGCGTCGAAGACCACTGGATGGGCGATGGCCGGGCCGAAGCCAACGCAGCCGATATCCGTCTCGCGCTTTTGCTCTACAGGCGCTCCTGCGGCCTGCTCTGGGCACTGGCAGCCCTGCTGGCAGCCCTGCTGGCAGCCGCAGTACTGCGCTGAGCTTCAGTTCGGAACCGGCACAGCGCGGCGCGCGATCGCCTGCAAGTCGGCGCCCTGTGGAAGCGAACCAAAGTGGCCGGACCAGCCGCCGGCCAGCCGCGAGGCGACGAAAGCATCTGCCACCGCGTGTGGCGCGTGGCGGATCAGCAATGAGGCCGACAAGCCAAGCGCCATGCGCTCGACGAAGCGGCGCGCCAGATACTCGTGCTTAAGCACATCGACCAGATCGGTCTCCAGCTCGGCGAGGAAGGCGTCGTAGCGCGGATCGCTGCCGCGGGCCGCCCGCAATTCGTCGAGCAAAGCCGGCACGCAATCGGGGTAGCGGCGGATCGAGCGCAGCACGTCGAGGCAGACGACGTTGCCCGTGCCCTCCCAGATGCCGTTGAGCGGCGCCTCGCGATAGAGCCGCGCCATCAGATGATCCTCGATGAAGCCGTTGCCGCCATGGCATTCGAGCGCCTCGACAACGACCGGCGTGGCGCGCTTGCAGTTCCAGTATTTGGCGATGGGTGCGCCGATGCGGCCGATCAGCTTCTCCGCCTCGCTCGCGCCCTCGCGGTCGAGCGCATGAACGAAACGGAAGGCCAGCCAGGCCGAGGCTTCCACCTCCAAGGCGAGATCGGCAATCACGTTCGCCATGATCGGCTGATCGATCAGCGCCTTCTGGAAAGCACGGCGATGGGCGGTGTGATGCGCCGCCTGCGCCACCGCATGACGCATCAAACCGGCCGAGCCCACCGCGAAATCGAGTCGCGTGAAATGGTTCATCTCCAGCCCGGCACGGATGCCGTGGCCGGGCTCGCCGATCAGATGCGCGATCACGCCGCGGAATTCGACCTCGGACGAGGCGTTCGACTTGTTGCCGCACTTGTCCTTGAGCCGCTGGATCTGCAGCCGGTTGCGCGAGCCATCCGGCAGCCAGCCCGGCACGACGAAGCAGGAAACGCCCTCTTCCGTGCGCGCCAGCGTCAGGAACACGTCGGAATGCGGGACCGAGAAAAACCATTTGTGGCCGGTGAGGGAATAGGTGCCGTCGGCATTGCGCGTCGCGGTGGTCTGGGTCTGGCGCAGATCCGAACCGCCCTGCTTCTCGGTCATCGCCATGCCGACCGTTCCGCCGCGCTTCTGCGCTGCCGGCAGCGGGCGCTGATCGTAGTCCGAGGAGGTGATCAGCTTGCCGAACTCGGCCCAGCGCGCGGGATCGCGCTGCAGGACGGGAATCGCCGAATAGGTCATGCCGAGCGGGCAGCAGATGCCGTTCTCGCCCTGGTTCCAGAGATAGGACACCGCGGCTCGCGCCACCTGCGCGCCGGGGCGCGGCCTGGTCCAGCACAGCGAATGGAACTCGTCGCGCATGGCGAGCCCCATCAACTCGTGCCAGGCAGGATGAAACTCGATCTGGTCGACGCGCCTGCCCCAGCGGTCATGGGTGCGCAGCTCCGGCAGGCTACGATTGGCCTGCCGCGCCAGGTCCTGCACGCGCTGCGAGCCGACATGGCCGCCGACGACGCTTGCCTGCTCGCGGAACCAGCCCGCACCGAAGCTATCGAGGATACGCCCCAGTGCCGGATCAGCCGCGAAGGCGTCGTAGTCCGAAAGCGCCGGCGCCTGATTCAGCACCTCGTGGGTGTCGTAGCCGTAAGCGTCGAGAGCGGTCATGCGGCTTGTCCTTCACGGGAGATCAAAGCGGCGAGGGAGAGATCGGCGAGTGCGGCGGCGATCTCGCGGCCGCGTTCGGGCGTGATCGGCCGCTCGGGCGAGAGCGGGCCGATCAGCGCTTCCATGAAACCGCCGACGATCATCGCGGCGGCGGCATCGGGATCGACCGTGCGGAAGGCGCCCTGCCCCTCGCCCTCGACGACGAGGGCGCGGAAAATGCCGGCGATCTCGCGGCGGTAGTCGAGCCGCGTCGCATCGACCGCCGGATCGGCAGGTTCGGCGATCATCGACCAGGCGAGACGCCGGTTGGCGAAGGCACGGCGGGCGAAGGCTTCGACCGCCGCGGTCAGGCGCTCCGCGACGGGGGCACCACTCGCGGCGATCTCGCGCAGCACCGCGAGTTCGCGCGACGAGACGGCCGCGACGATCTCGGCCATCAGCTCAGCCTTCGAGGCGAAGTACGAATAGACGCTGCCGGTCGAGACGCCGGCTGCAGAGGCCACTGCGGCGATCGACGTCTCGTGGAACCCGACCTCCGAGACGATCCTGCGGGCGGCGGCGAGAATCGCCTCCCGTTTCCCCGCCTTGCGCGGCTGCTTCGATGTTCCCTCGGCCATGCGCAATCCAAAATTGAATCTGAATTCAAATTCAAATTGAGAGCAAAACCGGTTGCCGTCAAGCGAGTGCCGGAAAGCCGATGTCGATATCACATTATGACCATGAGAATACCCGGAGATGGTCGGAGTCTGCTCGCATCAAATGAAGGCCGGCATTGATTTTGACCTCCCGTCAGGAGGTGGTCATGCCCGCATATTGGATCAAAGATGGCGAGAGACGCGTCGACGCACGACATGTCACGCGCCTGTTTCATCCGGCCGTCTACAAATGGATCGCCTGGCTCGTCGGGCTTTACCTCGTCGCGTCCTGGAACATCGCAGGGCAGCCTGACACCGACTATCTGATGCTGGTGGTGACCGGCGTCTTTCTGATGTCCTTTGTTTTGGCGTGGGCCTCGTTCAACACGAGCCTTCCAATCAAACGGGTCGGAGGCTCGGCTGAAGCGCAGCATGCGCCTGGCCTTTCCGATTGGTCGCGGCGCGAATTCGATGCCTATTCGGGCCGCCTTAAAGCCGCAGAGGCGGCGATTGAAGCTCTGCTGCCGATCGCCGCCGTAGCGTTCGGTATGGCAGCCATGGCGATCGCAACCAGCCTTGCGGACTAAGCGCTCCTTGAAGGGAGATATCCATATGAATCGCCGGCACGACTTCCAGCCATCCGTCACAGTCTTGATCGGTATTGGCGGCCTTTTCGATTGGGTTAGTTCCGTCGAGCGAGCAGCGGACGTGTTGCTCACATGGCCCCAGCACGGGATCGCCTGGAATGCTGCAGTGGACATGTGTCGACGCGCAATGGAGGGCGCAGCGACCGCCGGTCAGGCGCGCCGCGCCTTTGTCGAAGCCGCGCTCGCGAAAGGCAACCTGGTTCAGGGCTAGTCCGGACTGAGTGCATTTCAAAGGAAAGCCGCATTGACCGATGAGACTTGCCAAGGCGCAGCCCTACGAATGCTACGAGGAGATGGAATTCGACATCCCGTCGGCCGTCATGGTGATTGCTACGACCGCGACCCATTCGCATGGAGGAGATGCACCAGGCCATGCACGGCATGCGGCAGTGCCTCGAGCGCTTAGGTTCTCCGGATGGGGCCGGGCCGGTTGCAGTTCGGGATTTTAAAGTGACACCGCCGCGCGTCAGACCATGAAGCGCTCGCGGGAGGTCATGATCGAGCAGTTCAAGCTTTGCAGCGAAGGCCATCGCATGCCGGCTGGCGAGGTCTATGCCGCCGTGGAAGCGCCGAAGGGCGAGTTGGGGTTTATCTCGTCTCCGATCGAACCAGCCGGCCCTATCGCTGCAATATCCGTGCGCCTTCCTTCGCCATTTGCAGGCGATCGAGGCCATGACCCGCAAGCGCATGCTCGCGGACGTCGCCGCCATCATCGGCTCGTTGGACATCGTTTTCGGCGAAATCGATCGATGAGCACCTTCCAGCAACCAAACAGCGCGTGGAGAGATCTCATGAAACTGGCGGAAGCAAATATCCAGAAGGCCTTAAATCAGCTCAACGTCAAGGCCGTGCCCGCGGGGCACCCAATGGAAGCTAAGTTCTGCGAGACCTTCGGAGAGCATACGTTCTTCCTTGATGCCGAAGGACTCAGCGTCATCGAGCCCGTGGGAACGGTGTCAGAGGAGCAGCCCACCGGACAGGTCGTAAAACTGGCTAGCTGGCTCGACACTACATACACACAGCTCATGGTGCAGGAGCCGGAATTTACCGAGACCTTCATCGTTCTCGGACGTGCCGCTTAACGAGCCATTCCGCAAGAGCACGATATCGTGAGATTCCGACGAAGCTCTATGAGCGTCTTGTTTCAAACATCGGAGATCGAATGACATAAAGTCATCATGACATCATCATCTAATTTCAGGATTAAGTCGCGATACGGCCATCGTCATCTCCAATAATCAACGGTCATCCGTCGACTCGTGCGAGGTCGACGACTTGGTCACTGCTCTGGCAGGCGAGGTTCTTGCCTGAAGAGCTTTGTATCGGAGGCTGACATGACCATGAGGATCATGAGAAGGACTCTTATCGCAGCAGCATCCGCACTTGCCCTGGCGGCTGGCAGCGTCGGGGCGTCTTCGCCCGCTTCGGCCCATCCCGCTGCCTTGATTCCGCTGGCCATCGCTGCCGGCGTCGGCGGTGTTGGGCTAGGTGCGGTTGCCGCATCCGCGGCGCCTCGCGGCACAACCGTCGTCGTGCCCGAGCGGCAGGAATATCAAAGCTACTATGGGCCGTCGGCGCCGGCGGTCGTGGATCAGGCTCCTTGCTATTGGACCCGGGCAGCCATCAACGGGGTGATGCGGCGGGTGCAGGTGTGTGACTGACCCTTGCGTCCCGGGCCGCCTGGGCGCGGCCCGGGAATCTCGTTCAGCAGGTAAGAACGCTCCCGATCAGCTCTAGCCGGTCTGGCTATGTTGACCACCCGGGCGCGATATACCGAGGAGCGCTTTGCCTGCCGGGCCACTGCTGGCGGCGATGGCCGCGTCGCTGAGCGCCAGAATGCCGACGAGCCTTTTGTCGCGATCGACAACAGGCAGGCGGCGCACCTGAATGTCGGCCATGTTCTCCAACACCTCAGAGACCTCCTGATCGTCGAAGCAATATCTGATCTCATGGCTCATGACCTCGCTGACCGGGGTCAGAGGGACTTTTCCTTCGGCGACGCCGCGAATGGCGATATCGCGATCGGTGATCATTCCGACCAGCCGGTCATTGTCCCCTACCGGCAGCACCCCGACATCAAGGCCAGCCATGAAGCGGGCAGCTTGCTGAATGGTCTCGTGCGGATTGGCCACGCAAACTTCGTGCGTCATCACTTCGCTGACTCGCATAGCGATTTCCTTTGTCCGTCGGCTGGATGAGAGCGGTGCCGCAACTTGGAAGCACCGTATCGACTGTCGCTATATCGACTGTCGCTATCCGTGGAACGACGAACGCCTCTTCTGGTTCCCGCAGACATCTGCCTTGTCTTTCGACCCGATTCAAAGACGATGGCCGCGCTTTCCGGCCCGTCACCGAGCACGGCCTCCCTATTGTCCGGAACTGGGAGCTTTCCGCGCGCCGACGGCGATCGCTTCGTCATTCGGCAGCGTGATCGCATCTCAGGAAACAACGCCGGAACGATTGTCGCGACGGCGGGCTGCGTCCGCCTCTTCAACGGACCGGGTTCAGCCTTCGGCTTCACCAGCGTCTATTGTCGGTTTTACGGCAGTACCAAACTCCACGCGTGGCGAGGAAACGGGGAAAGAAAGCCTCGCCGCAATGAGCTTGTTGCCATCGCCGCCCCGCATGGAGTGCCTCCATCTGGAGGCCCTTGGATTGAACTGACCTCCTGCGGAGCGGTTCCACCGTAGCCACTCCAAGGCCACGTGCTGACCGAGCTTGCAGCAGTCAATGGATCATCGAATCCGGAATAACTTTTCCTGAAGACGCCATCTCGCCCCGGGGCAGGTGAATCTGTCGAATCCTTGTGATCGTTGAGGCGCTCTTCCGCAATTGTTGACGGAAATGCATACGATTTTCTCTCCTTTTCATCTGCGACGTCGCTTCGACGGCAATGAAGCCGGGGGCATAATCCTGCCGATGTTTCGACCTAAAAAGATAAAGACTGATGCTTGCCTCCACGATGAAGGGAGCAACGATGCCCGACATTTCGTTCCTGGTCGCCGCCTTCAACGCCGAGCAGACCCTCGAAGCGGCTGTCATCTCGGCGCTGGCTCAGCAGAACGTTACCGTCGAAGTCATCGTCGTCGACGACATGTCGCGTGACGGCACTTTGGCGTGCGCCACGACATTGGCGCGGAATGAGCCCCGGATTACGGTCCTTGCTCAGGAAAGCAACAGAGGTCCCTCAGCGGCACGCAATCGAGCCCTTGCGGCGGCACGCGGCGACTGGGTCGCCATCCTCGATGCCGATGACTACATCGCGCCCGAGCGGAGCGAGCGGCTCATCGCACTGGCCAATGACCATTCCAGCCAGATCGTCGCCGACAACATGATGCACTTTCGGGATGGGGAGCCGGAGGTCACCTGGCCGTTCCTGCCGGGGCAAGATGGAGATCCGCCGTTCACGGTCGGTCTGGCCGATTATCTCGACCGCAACAGGATGACGAGTGGGGACGCGACGCTCGGCTACCTCAAGCCCATGTTCCGACGCGATTTTCTAAGCGCGAACGGCATCGTCTATGATGAGGAATTGCGTGTGGGCGAAGATTTCAATTTCGCCCTCCAGGCCCTGTCTGCAGGCGCGCGCTTCACCATCACGCCTCAGGCGCTGTATTCTTATCGCATCATGGCGGGTTCGCTCTCGCGTAGCCTAACAGCTTCGGATCTCGAGCAGTTGCTGATCGCCAATGATCGTCTTCTCGCCGAGAAGCTTGCGGAACCCAGGTTGCGTGAGGCGAGTGCGGCCTACAGGCGGGCGGCTCAGGACCTGACCGACTATTGCGCATTCCGGATGGCTGTCAGGCAAGGTCAGTGGCCCTCCGCTCTGCGGCGAGCGACCGCGCCGCGTCTGTGGGGCACGCTGGTCCAGATGCTGCTTCATGCCGGGCGGCGCGGATATGTCCGGCGCCGCGCGACCCGGCTCGCCGTGGACCGCCGGCGCCTGGTCGCAGCGGCATGAGGCAGGAACGCGCTGGGGCCGATCCGAGCCAGTCACTCAGTGGGACGATGGACCGGCCCGATACATGGCGGCCGCTGCGGACGGCCTGAACAGCTTTCGCATGGTTCTGAACACTCCTGGAACGCGCCAGCGCAGCCGGGTTTTCAGCTGCAGAAGATGCTGATCGACGCCACGTGGCCGGGGCGGTGTCGGCAGCCGCTGCGCAGGAATGCGGGAAGCTCGGGCGGCCGTGAAGAACAGGGCGCTGTAGTGCACGCGATAGGCGGCATTCCAGGGCTTCAGCGAGGTGGTGTAATGCACGATGCCCGGCGCGGCGCGGCGCCTTTCGTAGGCGATCTCGTCAAGACCTAGAAAAGCCGCCGGGACGTCGGCGCAGCGCGGCTGCCAATTCCATTGCGGATCGAGGAAACGCACCTCGCCGCGCAACGCCATGTTGAGCGCATCCTGATCCATCCAGGTCAGCTCATGTCCGCGGCGCGCAAGAATGTCGAAGACCCGTCTTTCGCAGTCGCGGGCGCGCCAGCGCTGCATGTCGATCAGGAGAACTCCCGAATTGAAGTAAGGCTCATCCTGGGTGAAGCCGATCTGGACCGGGTCCTGATGGAACGGATCGGCGACGGCTGCCAGCGTCGCATCGCCCAGATCCGCCTGCCAGAGCGGAGCGACGTTACGGCAGGCGATGGTATCGGCGTCGAGATAGAGCAGGCGCCGGTAATGCGGCTCGACGAAACGCTGAAGGATCAAGCGAATGTAGATGCTCCGGCTGAAGTTTCTGGTGACGGGCAGGTTCCCGAACAACCCGTCATCGAGGTCGACGAAGCGCAAGACGCAGTTCGGTCGCGCCTCCAGCATCGGAGCGAAGATCGCCTGCGACAGCGCCGGATCGCGCTGGAAGGCAGCCACGATCACCTCGAAGCGGTCTCCCGGCGCATTGTCGAGCAGCGAAGCGAGCGAGATCGCGGCCTGTGCGACATACGCATCGTCGACGCAGTAGAGAACAACGATCGGCTCGGTTGGCATCGAGAGTGGTTTCTCCGTTACCTGAACGCCTTCGATCCCAAATGCAGAGGCTGGGAGGCATCGGACAAGAAGTTCCGGCCGGCCGCGCTGAACGCGCCCAGAAGGAGGCGCGGAGACAGCTTGCGTCGTAATACGAAATAGCCGCCGACCAGGAGCTTGCGCAGGAATTCGAACATCAGCGCAGGCCTGCGCCCGGCATGACGAGCCAAGACGATCAGCGCGCCGCGATAATATTTGGCGGCCGATGCCTGATCCGGTTCCGGATGGGCGATCAGGGGCCGGTTGACCATGCCGGCTCGCCCGGCGGCAAGCAGGGCGCGGATGGCGTAATCGGTATCTTCGCCGCCGCCGTTGACGGTCCCGACCCCCAGATCCGGATCGAATTCGCCCACCCGCAGAAAAACCGATCCGCGCACGAACATGCTGTTGGACGTGGTCAACCGCACGACCTCGCGGACGGCTGCCTGCCTGACCTCTTCTGCCTCGATCGGCTCATCGTCCGGCTGTCGCTTCACGCGGCAGATCAGGACATCGAGATCTGGAAGCGTCGCGAAGGTATCGGCCAGCGAGGTGCCGACATGGTCGGGATACCAGCAATCATCGTCCGGAAAGCCAATAACGTCATCATTGTCGGGGACAGCTTCGGCCAATGCCGCCGCGATCAGCCGATTGCGTGCCGTCGAAAGCGAGCATCGCCCCGCAACGGCTGTCAGGCGGCAATAGGGTGGAACCCATTTACGCAGCTTCGCAAGTTTGGCACTCGCGCAGTTCTGCAGCAGGACATAAAGGCGGACATCCGCGCCATTCCGGACATTGCGTTCGATCGAGATGAGCAGTTGCGCGAACTCCAACCCTCTGTGTCCTTCGAGATCGGTCGTCGAGAACAGGATCAAGGTCATGACCTTCCTCCTCGTTTGAATGTTTACGCCTGCGCCAACAGGATCGATCCGGCCCCCGTCCGGCGCAGGACAAGGCCATAGACAGCCAGGACGCAGACAAGGACCGCCGAACAGGCTGCAAGCCATTCGGCGAAAGGCATGGCCGGTGAGATGAAGGCGAGAAGCCCGAGTGCCGCGACCGGCACGAAAGGCGAGGCCACAGCGAACGCCAGGATGCCGGGCGTGAAGGCGAAAGCCCGGCCGGCAAGGTGCGACAGCACCAGCAAGGCGCCGAATTCCGACAGCGCGGCCACGAAGATGAAAAGCTCGAGATTGCGCCCGAGATAGAGGCAAAGCGCCGCTGGAAGGATCGAGATCGCGGATAGGATCGAGCCCCAGCTGATCAGCCGCGTGGTCCCATTCGCATAGGCTGCCGGGGAGGGCAGCAGCAGCAGGATCTTCACCCCGACACTGATGCCGGCCAGGCACATGAACAGGCGCGAAGGCTGGTAGGTCGAGCCGAACACCAGGCCCAGCGCGCGATCCCCCAGAAGGGCCAGACTCCACCCATAGAGGAACGCGATGGCGGACAGGCAGAGCACCCAGGCATCGAGCAGGGGCCCGGCCGCCTTGTTCCGGTCCCGCTGTTCGACGAACAGCGGCAGGAAGGCGCTCGTCAGGAAGCGGGCCAGGATGCTGCGCGGTAGGGTCGCCGTACCATAGGCCACGTTGTAGAGGGCCAGCGCGGCCGGGCCGAGCCACGCACCGACGAGCAGCCGATCACAGGTCGTCAGCGCCACGGCAGCACCGTTGAGCAGCAGCGGACGCCCGAAAGCCGCTGCCTCCCGAGCCGTTTCGGGCTGCCATCCCAGCCGATAGGGAATGGGTGACAGGAGATGGGAGAGCAGCAGGGTCACGGCCGCGGCGGCGGTCATGCCGATGATCATCGCGGCCATGCCGGCACCCATCATCGCTGCCGCGACGGTTGCCGCAAGCCCGACGATCTGGGACGAGGCGATGACCAACGCCTCGCGCGTGAAGGCGTAACGACGCACCATTTCCTTGACGCCCAGGTTCTCGAAGCCGCGCATCAGCACGACCGGGCCGAGCAACGCGTAGAGCCAAATGGAGGAGGGGGCGGCGAAGACATGCGCGACCAGCGGCGAGATCACGATCAGGATCAGCGCCAGCCAGGCCGAGCGGATCAGTGCCATGCTCTGCAACGTCGCCATCGCCCCGGCCGATGGCAGCGCCTCCGGCTTGCGGACGGCGAAGATGGGCAAGCCGAAATCCGACAGAACCTCAACCAGCCCGATGACGACGGCCAGCGAAATGGCAAGCCCGAACTGCTCTGGCGGCAGAAAATGCGCCAGCGCGATGTTGCGCAGCAGGGGGGCGAACGCCTCGACCAGATTGGCGAGAAGCAGCGGCGTGCTCGACGCGAGCTTGCGGTCCATTCGCTCGCCGGTGGGAACGATCAGCGCGTCGTCCGACGTGGTGATTGTCGAATGGGTCATGCGCGCGTCACTCCGAGAGCAACGAGCGTCGCCTCGTCGAACTGTCGGCTGTCTCGCGACACCAGACCGAAATCGGCGCTGTTGTCCCAGAGCGCCCAGCCCCAGCCATGGCTGGCGAAGGCCCGGCGGGATGCGGCGAGCCAACGCAAGCGCGCCTCACGTGGCGCCCCGCGAAAGACCCCCATCTCGCCGACATAGATCGGAAGCTTGCCGTGGCTCTCGCTCCAAGCCGCCAGTTGGGTGAGCGGAGCCAGCAGAAGCGCCTCGGTGAACTGTCCCCTGGCGATCTGGTCTTGCAGGATCGCGCGGTCAGATGGCGATGACGCCGCCGCGGCGCTGGCAGATTCAGCCATTTCGGGAGCGATCGGCCAGGCCAGATCCTTGATCCGCCCAGCCACGTCCCAGGTCCAATCGGCCGCTTGATGCGTGAACAGCAGCGGCGCGTAATGGTGAATGGTATAGATCAGACCGTCGTGCCGATAGGGCTCGCGCTTCGTCAGGTCTTCCGCCCCGCTCCATCCACCGGCATTGACGACGAGCTGCCGCTTCGGGGCGACCTCTCGCAGCGCGACCACGATACGTTCCTGAAGCGCCCACCAGGTTTCACCGTTCAGGGGTTCAGGTTCGTTCAGGATCTCCAGGGCGAGCTGATCGGGAGCGATCGGTGCCAGTCGTCGCGCGAGCAATACCCAATTCGCCACGAGACGGTCTGCATCTTCGGAGTTCTGATACCTGTCCTTGCTGGAACCGACTGGATGCATGTCCAAGACGATGCCTAGCTTCTCGGACGTGATCATCGCCAGCGCTTCCAGCAGGCGAGCGGTCACCGTCTCGTTCAGTTTGGGGGCACCGGACGGGGCGAACACGGCGTCGGGCTCGATGCCAAGCCGCACATGCGTGAAACCCGCCGTCGCAATGCGCGCGATATCGGGACGTGTGACGAAGCGGGCCAGATGATCCACTCCATACCCGTTCATGCTCTGGGCGAACCAATGGGACAGGTTGATCCCGCGCGACAGATTGGGTCCGACGGAGGCGGAATGCTGGGGCGCGGCCCTGGAGACCGCTGTCGAAGCCGCCATTGCCGCACCGGTCAGCGCGCCGAGGGCCTTGCGGCGATTGATCGCTCCCATTTTCTCGCCCATTTCCGGTCTCATGGCGCCGCTCCCGGCTGGGCGGGCGGAATCACGGGCTGCACGGTTGAGCCGTTGGCAGGGACATCCGCTGCGAGAGAGACCTCGATGGTGTCGCCGGGCTGGACCGGACTATCTTCGGAGACGATCTTCGAGCCGCCGCCTGCGGCAGCGGAATGGAAGACGGTGATGACAGGCTTGGCGCCGCTTCCGCGCACCAGCTGGGAGCGGATGATGCCGGTATAGGTGAGCTGCTCGCTGACGGTTTGAAGCTGCGACCGAGCTTGCGTGAGGGCCGCCGTCGCTTCTTCGAGGCCCTTGAGCATCTCGGCGCGCCGCTTTTCGACATAGCGACCGATATTGCGTTGCGCCTCGTCGCGCTCGCGGGTGACGTTGGTGAGCTGCACCGTGGTCTGCAGCGCCTGTGTCGACGAATAGAGAAACAGCCGCCGCGATTCCGACAGGCGGTCCATCGGCACGACCCCGCGTGCGGAGAAGTCCTTCAGCTTCTTGTAGTCCGTGTCATCGGCGGCGACGTTTTCGGTGTCCTTGCCCTTTCGATCCTTGAGCAGAGCGATCTGCTCGTCGGCAACCTTGACCGCGTTGCGCAGAAAGCCGAGTTCCTGGTTCAGGCCGTTCTTGTCGAGCTCAAGCTGCTGGCGCGCCAGATTGCGCAACTGCTCCAATTGATCTTTCGGCAGCGGAGCCTGGGTCATTTCCTCCAGGGATTGCGACGGGACGGGTTGTTCCGAGAGATGGGCAAGTTCCTCATGCAAGCGCCAGATCTGGCTTTGCGCCTGCACGTAACGCAGCCACTGGGTTTGATAATCACTGCGTAGATCCGCCGATTTGAGGAACGGATTCTCCGCCCTGAAGCGCATGATCTCGTAGCCCCCGGCCAACGCTACGGCCTGTCGAACCGTGAGGCCGGGACGGTAGGTCTGCTGTCCGGGTTGGGTGACATCGCCATTGAGATAGATC contains the following coding sequences:
- the cbiB gene encoding adenosylcobinamide-phosphate synthase CbiB, yielding MNLPASLPLLVLALTVEAALGYPQRFYAAIGHPVTWIGRLIGMLDRSLNHETASFAARKAAGVLALVLLLAITVTLSALVQHMCLSFGPLGLIPLAMLASTLIAQRSLYEHVARVAEGLEREGLEGGRKAVSMIVGRNPQTLDEAGVSRAAIESLAENFSDGIVAPAFWLGVGGLPGITAYKAINTADSMIGHRTPRHLAFGWAAARLDDLVNLPASRLTALLLVASATLDKTADAGGAWRAVRRDAGQHRSPNAGWPEAAMAGALGLRLAGPRVYGETRVEDHWMGDGRAEANAADIRLALLLYRRSCGLLWALAALLAALLAAAVLR
- a CDS encoding glycosyltransferase family 2 protein, coding for MPDISFLVAAFNAEQTLEAAVISALAQQNVTVEVIVVDDMSRDGTLACATTLARNEPRITVLAQESNRGPSAARNRALAAARGDWVAILDADDYIAPERSERLIALANDHSSQIVADNMMHFRDGEPEVTWPFLPGQDGDPPFTVGLADYLDRNRMTSGDATLGYLKPMFRRDFLSANGIVYDEELRVGEDFNFALQALSAGARFTITPQALYSYRIMAGSLSRSLTASDLEQLLIANDRLLAEKLAEPRLREASAAYRRAAQDLTDYCAFRMAVRQGQWPSALRRATAPRLWGTLVQMLLHAGRRGYVRRRATRLAVDRRRLVAAA
- a CDS encoding CBS domain-containing protein — its product is MRVSEVMTHEVCVANPHETIQQAARFMAGLDVGVLPVGDNDRLVGMITDRDIAIRGVAEGKVPLTPVSEVMSHEIRYCFDDQEVSEVLENMADIQVRRLPVVDRDKRLVGILALSDAAIAASSGPAGKALLGISRPGGQHSQTG
- a CDS encoding oligosaccharide flippase family protein, producing the protein MTHSTITTSDDALIVPTGERMDRKLASSTPLLLANLVEAFAPLLRNIALAHFLPPEQFGLAISLAVVIGLVEVLSDFGLPIFAVRKPEALPSAGAMATLQSMALIRSAWLALILIVISPLVAHVFAAPSSIWLYALLGPVVLMRGFENLGVKEMVRRYAFTREALVIASSQIVGLAATVAAAMMGAGMAAMIIGMTAAAAVTLLLSHLLSPIPYRLGWQPETAREAAAFGRPLLLNGAAVALTTCDRLLVGAWLGPAALALYNVAYGTATLPRSILARFLTSAFLPLFVEQRDRNKAAGPLLDAWVLCLSAIAFLYGWSLALLGDRALGLVFGSTYQPSRLFMCLAGISVGVKILLLLPSPAAYANGTTRLISWGSILSAISILPAALCLYLGRNLELFIFVAALSEFGALLVLSHLAGRAFAFTPGILAFAVASPFVPVAALGLLAFISPAMPFAEWLAACSAVLVCVLAVYGLVLRRTGAGSILLAQA
- a CDS encoding glycosyltransferase family 8 protein, which codes for MPTEPIVVLYCVDDAYVAQAAISLASLLDNAPGDRFEVIVAAFQRDPALSQAIFAPMLEARPNCVLRFVDLDDGLFGNLPVTRNFSRSIYIRLILQRFVEPHYRRLLYLDADTIACRNVAPLWQADLGDATLAAVADPFHQDPVQIGFTQDEPYFNSGVLLIDMQRWRARDCERRVFDILARRGHELTWMDQDALNMALRGEVRFLDPQWNWQPRCADVPAAFLGLDEIAYERRRAAPGIVHYTTSLKPWNAAYRVHYSALFFTAARASRIPAQRLPTPPRPRGVDQHLLQLKTRLRWRVPGVFRTMRKLFRPSAAAAMYRAGPSSH
- a CDS encoding DUF982 domain-containing protein, with product MNRRHDFQPSVTVLIGIGGLFDWVSSVERAADVLLTWPQHGIAWNAAVDMCRRAMEGAATAGQARRAFVEAALAKGNLVQG
- a CDS encoding TetR/AcrR family transcriptional regulator; amino-acid sequence: MAEGTSKQPRKAGKREAILAAARRIVSEVGFHETSIAAVASAAGVSTGSVYSYFASKAELMAEIVAAVSSRELAVLREIAASGAPVAERLTAAVEAFARRAFANRRLAWSMIAEPADPAVDATRLDYRREIAGIFRALVVEGEGQGAFRTVDPDAAAAMIVGGFMEALIGPLSPERPITPERGREIAAALADLSLAALISREGQAA
- a CDS encoding acyl-CoA dehydrogenase family protein, producing the protein MTALDAYGYDTHEVLNQAPALSDYDAFAADPALGRILDSFGAGWFREQASVVGGHVGSQRVQDLARQANRSLPELRTHDRWGRRVDQIEFHPAWHELMGLAMRDEFHSLCWTRPRPGAQVARAAVSYLWNQGENGICCPLGMTYSAIPVLQRDPARWAEFGKLITSSDYDQRPLPAAQKRGGTVGMAMTEKQGGSDLRQTQTTATRNADGTYSLTGHKWFFSVPHSDVFLTLARTEEGVSCFVVPGWLPDGSRNRLQIQRLKDKCGNKSNASSEVEFRGVIAHLIGEPGHGIRAGLEMNHFTRLDFAVGSAGLMRHAVAQAAHHTAHRRAFQKALIDQPIMANVIADLALEVEASAWLAFRFVHALDREGASEAEKLIGRIGAPIAKYWNCKRATPVVVEALECHGGNGFIEDHLMARLYREAPLNGIWEGTGNVVCLDVLRSIRRYPDCVPALLDELRAARGSDPRYDAFLAELETDLVDVLKHEYLARRFVERMALGLSASLLIRHAPHAVADAFVASRLAGGWSGHFGSLPQGADLQAIARRAVPVPN